From one Rhodamnia argentea isolate NSW1041297 chromosome 1, ASM2092103v1, whole genome shotgun sequence genomic stretch:
- the LOC115731202 gene encoding classical arabinogalactan protein 11-like — protein MARQLVVLALVLAAVLGLASAQAPASSPAAFSAGAGAASSPVDDNTIGAIDDAPVTGEDAVEAPVGGPVPEGAFPPTLDGPAQAPSAGSGAVAKVSAVAAVAAVAGYFF, from the coding sequence ATGGCACGTCAACTTGTCGTCCTCGCCCTAGTGCTCGCCGCCGTCCTCGGCTTGGCATCCGCCCAGGCACCAGCCAGCTCGCCGGCCGCATTCTCCGCCGGCGCCGGCGCGGCGTCATCCCCCGTCGATGACAACACGATCGGAGCCATCGACGATGCTCCCGTCACCGGAGAAGATGCCGTCGAGGCCCCAGTAGGCGGGCCCGTCCCGGAAGGAGCTTTCCCGCCCACCCTAGACGGGCCGGCCCAAGCACCTTCCGCCGGAAGCGGCGCCGTTGCCAAGGTGTCCGCCGTCGCAGCGGTTGCAGCTGTCGCTGGGTACTTCTTTTAA